A single region of the Hoeflea prorocentri genome encodes:
- a CDS encoding helix-turn-helix transcriptional regulator — MLSHKQIWSAIDTLAEHNGMSVSALARRAGLDPTSFNRSKRLSSDGRQRWPSTESISRILEATGCTISDFANLAGTGASPKRQAVPLLGFAQAGDGGYFDDGGFPTGHGWDVVDMPATASRQAYALQVQGESMLPLYRNGDTLIVDPEARVRRGDRVVARTRDGEIMAKILRRNGPELVELASLNPDHADRHFTVSEIDWIARIVWASQ, encoded by the coding sequence ATGCTCTCGCACAAGCAGATTTGGTCTGCCATCGACACGCTTGCCGAACATAACGGCATGTCCGTCTCGGCGCTGGCGCGCCGCGCGGGGCTGGACCCGACGTCTTTCAATCGCTCGAAAAGGCTGAGTTCCGACGGGCGGCAGCGCTGGCCATCGACAGAATCCATATCGCGCATTCTGGAAGCGACGGGCTGCACCATCAGCGATTTTGCCAATCTTGCGGGAACCGGCGCGTCCCCGAAACGGCAGGCGGTCCCGCTGCTCGGTTTTGCCCAGGCGGGCGATGGCGGCTATTTCGACGATGGCGGCTTTCCGACCGGCCATGGCTGGGATGTGGTCGACATGCCGGCGACCGCATCGCGTCAGGCCTATGCGCTGCAGGTTCAGGGAGAATCCATGCTGCCCCTTTACCGCAACGGCGATACGCTGATCGTCGACCCGGAGGCGCGGGTGCGTCGGGGCGACCGGGTCGTGGCCCGCACTCGCGACGGCGAGATCATGGCAAAAATCCTGCGCCGCAACGGCCCCGAGTTGGTGGAGCTTGCATCGCTCAATCCGGACCATGCGGACCGGCATTTTACCGTCAGCGAGATTGACTGGATCGCGCGCATTGTGTGGGCAAGCCAATGA
- a CDS encoding FAD-dependent oxidoreductase, translating into MSYTNFTLETDSDGIALVTWDMTDKTMNVFTLEVLEELDAIVDKVTNDEAIKGAVITSGKSTFSGGADLTIMASIFERIHEERKKNPEGVAQILFDQIGQMTSLFRKLETCGKPWVSAINGVCMGGAFEMSLACHGRVAADAGHVKMALPEVKVGIFPGAGGTQRVPRLTNQQDALMMMTTGQNLSPKRAKALGLVHDIVEPDQLIETAKQMIRDGLKPVQPWDEKGFKLPGGQIWSPQGAQLWPAVSANLRKQSYANYPAAIAIIKCVYEGLQVPFDTGLRIEQRYFTEILQTPEAYAMVRSLFVSLQELNKGARRPAGIEKTKFSKIGVIGAGFMGAGIAFVTAKAGIPVVLIDRDQEAADKGKAHSEGLVAAAMKKKRMSQEDADKLLSLITPSTDYSDLEGAELVIEAVFEDRGIKKTVTEATEAVLAPGSVFASNTSTLPITGLAENSKRPDDFVGIHFFSPVDKMMLVEIILGEKTGDRALAVALDYVQAIKKTPIVVNDTRGFYVNRCVMRYMNEAYSMLVEGIPPAMIENIAKMAGMPVGPLALNDEVAIDLTQKIHRATIADLGDKAVDPRHVQLIDTMVDTHGRTGRKSGKGFYDYPAKPAKKHLWPGLKDLYPQQDPDNVSVDEIRNRFLVTVALEAARTVEEGIVTDPREADIGSILGFGFAPYTGGALSYIDEIGAKDFVEMCDDLASRHGEHFKPTPLLKDMATKGDSFYSRFGQGAGIGQAA; encoded by the coding sequence ATGAGCTACACGAACTTCACACTCGAAACCGATTCTGACGGCATCGCCCTCGTCACATGGGACATGACCGACAAGACCATGAATGTGTTTACCCTCGAGGTGCTTGAGGAACTGGACGCTATTGTCGACAAGGTGACCAATGACGAAGCCATCAAGGGCGCGGTCATCACGTCCGGCAAATCGACTTTCTCTGGCGGCGCTGACCTGACGATCATGGCCTCGATCTTCGAGCGCATCCATGAGGAAAGGAAAAAGAACCCCGAGGGCGTCGCGCAGATACTGTTTGACCAGATCGGCCAGATGACAAGTCTCTTCCGCAAGCTTGAGACCTGCGGCAAGCCGTGGGTGTCGGCAATCAACGGCGTGTGCATGGGCGGCGCATTTGAAATGTCGCTTGCGTGCCATGGCCGTGTCGCCGCCGATGCCGGTCACGTCAAGATGGCGCTTCCGGAAGTCAAGGTGGGTATCTTCCCGGGTGCGGGCGGGACCCAGCGCGTGCCGCGCCTGACCAATCAGCAGGACGCGCTGATGATGATGACCACCGGTCAAAATCTCAGCCCGAAGCGGGCCAAGGCTCTTGGCCTCGTCCACGACATCGTCGAGCCGGATCAGCTTATCGAAACGGCCAAGCAGATGATCCGCGACGGGCTGAAACCGGTCCAGCCATGGGATGAAAAGGGGTTCAAACTGCCGGGCGGCCAAATCTGGAGCCCGCAGGGCGCGCAGCTGTGGCCAGCCGTTTCGGCCAATCTGCGCAAGCAGAGCTACGCCAATTATCCGGCGGCAATCGCCATCATCAAATGCGTCTATGAAGGATTGCAGGTGCCGTTCGACACCGGCCTGCGCATCGAGCAACGCTACTTCACGGAGATTCTGCAGACGCCGGAAGCCTATGCGATGGTGCGCTCGCTGTTCGTGTCGCTGCAGGAGCTCAACAAGGGTGCGCGGCGGCCGGCCGGTATCGAGAAAACCAAGTTCTCCAAGATCGGCGTGATCGGTGCCGGGTTCATGGGTGCAGGCATTGCGTTCGTGACCGCCAAGGCCGGCATTCCGGTTGTCCTTATCGACCGCGACCAGGAGGCTGCAGACAAGGGCAAGGCCCATTCCGAAGGTCTTGTCGCCGCAGCGATGAAGAAAAAGCGTATGAGCCAGGAGGACGCCGACAAGCTGCTTTCTCTGATCACGCCCAGCACGGACTATTCCGATCTTGAGGGTGCAGAGCTGGTGATCGAGGCCGTTTTCGAGGATCGCGGGATCAAGAAGACCGTCACCGAGGCAACGGAAGCCGTTCTGGCCCCGGGCTCAGTGTTTGCGTCGAATACCTCCACACTGCCGATCACGGGTCTTGCCGAAAACTCCAAGCGGCCCGACGATTTTGTCGGCATCCACTTCTTCTCGCCGGTCGACAAGATGATGCTCGTGGAGATCATTCTTGGAGAAAAGACCGGCGACAGGGCACTCGCCGTTGCGCTCGACTATGTCCAGGCGATCAAGAAGACACCGATCGTCGTCAACGACACGCGCGGCTTCTACGTCAATCGCTGCGTCATGCGGTACATGAACGAGGCCTACAGCATGCTGGTCGAAGGCATTCCGCCGGCGATGATCGAGAACATCGCCAAGATGGCCGGCATGCCGGTCGGACCGCTGGCGCTCAATGACGAGGTGGCCATCGATCTGACACAGAAGATCCACCGCGCCACCATCGCAGATCTCGGCGACAAGGCCGTCGACCCACGCCATGTCCAGCTCATAGACACGATGGTCGATACGCATGGGCGGACCGGACGCAAGAGTGGAAAAGGCTTTTACGACTACCCGGCGAAACCGGCCAAGAAGCATCTTTGGCCGGGCCTGAAAGACCTTTACCCGCAGCAGGATCCTGACAATGTCAGCGTGGACGAGATAAGGAACCGCTTCCTCGTCACCGTCGCGCTCGAAGCCGCTCGGACCGTGGAGGAAGGCATCGTGACCGACCCGCGCGAGGCAGATATCGGATCGATCCTCGGCTTCGGCTTTGCGCCCTATACCGGTGGCGCACTGTCTTATATCGATGAGATCGGCGCAAAGGACTTCGTAGAGATGTGCGATGATCTGGCATCGCGCCATGGCGAGCATTTCAAACCGACGCCGCTGCTGAAGGATATGGCCACCAAGGGCGACAGTTTCTACAGCCGTTTCGGACAGGGCGCGGGCATCGGACAAGCAGCCTGA
- a CDS encoding 2-hydroxychromene-2-carboxylate isomerase, with the protein MAVVDYYFYGASPFTYLGHGALMRAAERQGAEIVFKPVNLMTIWAVSGAVPPAQRPPVRQRYRLVELQRIAEYRGLPINTKPKFWPTDTSLADQAVIALVEAGENPADYMQKVFAGVWADERELSDRAVVASMLSDCGFDADAILERAASDDIAAIRDRNSEDAVAADAVGVPAYVLNGEVFWGQDRIDLLEHALKTGRAPYTP; encoded by the coding sequence ATGGCAGTGGTCGACTACTATTTTTATGGAGCATCGCCGTTCACCTATCTGGGGCATGGCGCCCTCATGCGGGCCGCTGAGCGCCAGGGCGCCGAGATTGTCTTCAAGCCGGTGAACCTGATGACGATATGGGCTGTCTCCGGCGCGGTGCCGCCGGCACAGCGCCCCCCGGTGCGCCAGCGGTACCGGCTGGTCGAGTTGCAGCGGATCGCCGAATACAGGGGCCTGCCCATCAACACCAAGCCAAAGTTCTGGCCAACCGATACGTCGCTTGCCGATCAGGCGGTGATCGCCCTCGTCGAGGCGGGCGAGAACCCTGCCGATTACATGCAGAAGGTCTTTGCCGGCGTTTGGGCCGATGAACGCGAGCTGTCCGACCGGGCCGTTGTCGCAAGCATGCTTTCCGATTGCGGTTTTGACGCCGACGCGATCCTTGAGCGCGCGGCCTCGGACGATATTGCCGCGATCCGGGACCGCAATTCCGAAGACGCGGTGGCGGCCGATGCAGTTGGCGTACCGGCCTATGTGCTCAACGGAGAGGTGTTCTGGGGACAGGATCGTATCGACCTTCTGGAGCATGCGCTGAAGACCGGCCGCGCGCCATACACCCCCTAG
- a CDS encoding thermonuclease family protein, translating into MMFLQRFNALARPASILIVVLMAAWVLYHFAPDPSARQERRASGPLWSGDAPVETASPTDAMSPRAIAPQQFATPFAQNAAELERIAPRAPLTPQVEPETGPRPTLLHKPLVIAAGEIVFPEGGLRLKGIIVTDPDETCTSPDGQLWPCGIIARTAFRNFIGGRSLSCNLTDDRWKDILVVSCLVGRQDPAAWLASSGWVRTFVGSKYAELEQAAQKEGAGIFGNDPRGLPAVPDSNVAVSPDSVSSPTDPLPVPLR; encoded by the coding sequence ATGATGTTTTTGCAACGCTTCAACGCCCTTGCGCGCCCGGCCTCGATCCTGATCGTCGTGCTCATGGCCGCATGGGTGCTCTACCATTTCGCCCCTGATCCATCGGCGCGGCAAGAGCGTCGGGCATCGGGTCCGCTCTGGTCTGGCGACGCGCCGGTCGAAACCGCATCGCCGACCGATGCCATGTCGCCGCGGGCCATCGCGCCGCAACAGTTCGCAACGCCCTTTGCGCAAAACGCCGCAGAGCTCGAGCGCATCGCGCCGCGCGCACCGCTCACCCCCCAGGTCGAGCCGGAGACAGGCCCGCGTCCGACCCTTTTGCACAAGCCCCTGGTGATCGCCGCCGGCGAGATCGTCTTTCCCGAGGGCGGACTTCGCCTCAAGGGCATTATCGTGACCGATCCGGACGAGACCTGCACGAGCCCGGACGGACAGCTGTGGCCCTGCGGGATCATCGCCCGCACGGCGTTCCGCAATTTCATCGGCGGGCGGTCCCTGTCGTGCAATCTGACGGACGACCGATGGAAGGATATTCTCGTCGTCTCCTGCCTTGTCGGCCGGCAGGACCCCGCGGCCTGGCTTGCAAGCAGTGGCTGGGTGCGCACTTTCGTCGGCAGCAAATATGCCGAGCTGGAACAGGCGGCTCAAAAGGAAGGCGCCGGCATTTTCGGGAACGATCCGCGCGGCCTGCCTGCCGTGCCCGACAGCAATGTCGCCGTTTCGCCCGACAGTGTCAGCTCTCCGACAGATCCCCTGCCAGTGCCTTTGCGATGA